From the genome of Dryobates pubescens isolate bDryPub1 chromosome 5, bDryPub1.pri, whole genome shotgun sequence, one region includes:
- the PTGDR gene encoding prostaglandin D2 receptor — protein MEMQGYRCRSNRYIESGQSAVPSSLLFAAGLLGNVLALLLLGQHRRRSRSPGGRPPRVSAFYVLVSGLAVTDLLGKCLLSPIVLAAYAYNRSLSELGPGGRTEGEPGVLCQLFAFLMAFFGLAPTLLLLAMALECWLSLGHPYFYRRHITRRLGATLGPAAAGLCALFCALPLLGFGVPMQYCPGTWCFIRMAGGGPSQLGFPVLYATLMGLLVLAIGACNVSSMRHLYSMARRQPRRGPPAAAAPRMEEFDHLVLLGLMTVLFTICSLPLIVRAYMGAFAADFNENADLSALRFVSVNSIVDPWVFIIFRTSVFRTFLRRVCRRLHSRKSTLKGSSLQGTKQFCPLGWRRPDTPQLGFP, from the exons ATGGAGATGCAGGGTTACCGGTGCCGTAGCAACCGGTACATCGAGAGCGGGCAGTCGGCGGTGCCCAGCTCGCTGCTGTTCGCCGCCGGGTTGTTGGGCAACGTGCTGGCATTACTGCTACTGGGACAGCACCGGCGACGTTCCCGGTCTCCCGGTGGTCGTCCACCGAGGGTCTCAGCTTTCTATGTGCTGGTGAGCGGCCTGGCCGTCACTGACCTGCTGGGCAAGTGCCTGCTCAGCCCCATCGTTCTGGCTGCCTACGCCTACAACCGCAGCCTCAGCGAACTGGGACCGGGCGGACGCACCGAAGGTGAGCCTGgtgtcctctgccagctctttgcCTTCCTCATGGCCTTCTTTGGGCTGGCCCCCACCTTGCTACTCCTTGCCATGGCACTGGAATGTTGGTTGTCCCTTGGACATCCCTACTTCTACCGGCGACACATCACCCGGCGGCTGGGCGCCACTCTGGGGCCGGCggctgcagggctttgtgcCCTCTTCTGTGCCCTGCCACTGCTGGGCTTTGGGGTGCCCATGCAGTATTGTCCTGGGACGTGGTGCTTCATCCGTATGGCCGGTGGTGGACCAAGCCAGCTCGGCTTCCCCGTCCTTTATGCCACCTTGATGGGTCTGCTGGTGCTGGCCATCGGCGCCTGCAACGTGAGCAGCATGCGGCACCTCTACAGCATGGCACGGCGGCAGCCCCGCCGCGGaccccccgccgccgctgccccgcGCATGGAGGAGTTCGACCACCTTGTCCTGCTGGGGCTCATGACAGTTCTCTTCACCATCTGCTCCCTGCCGCTCATC GTCCGGGCGTACATGGGGGCCTTTGCCGCTGACTTCAACGAGAACGCCGACCTCAGCGCCCTGCGCTTTGTGTCTGTCAACTCCATCGTGGACCCCTGGGTCTTCATCATCTTCCGCACCTCTGTCTTCCGCACCTTCCTCCGCAGGGTTTGCCGCAGGCTCCACTCCCGGAAATCCACCCTGAAAGGGTCCAGCCTGCAGGGGACCAAACAGTTCTGCCCCCTGGGTTGGCGCAGGCCGGACACCCCGCAACTCGGCTTCCCCTGA